In Thamnophis elegans isolate rThaEle1 chromosome 4, rThaEle1.pri, whole genome shotgun sequence, the following proteins share a genomic window:
- the SLC35F6 gene encoding solute carrier family 35 member F6, translating to MAWTKYQLCLAALMLITGSINTLSAKWADKLKAPGCHGTEPHNFQHPFVQAVGMFLGEFSCLAVFYLLLCTDRRRPEPTMTPPQSFNRLLFLPPALCDMTGTSLMYVALNMTSASSFQMLRGAVVIFTGLLSVAFLGRKLVLSQWLGILITIVGLVVVGLADLLSNHDESHKLSEIITGDLLIIMAQVIVAIQMVLEEKFIYKHNVHPLQAVGTEGFFGFVILSIILVPMYFIPGGSFSGNPRQVLEDSIDAFCQIGHLPLIAVALLGNISSIAFFNFAGISVTKEISATTRMVLDSLRTIVIWVVSLAIGWEVFHGLQILGFLILLVGAALYNELHQPLLARLPWGRPPAGVAVRDADREGLMATDELSINGDS from the exons GTGGGCTGACAAGCTGAAGGCACCAGGCTGCCATGGGACAGAACCACATAATTTCCAGCATCCCTTTGTACAG GCAGTGGGCATGTTTCTGGGGGAATTTTCCTGCCTGGCTGTCTTCTACCTCCTGCTCTGCACTGACCGGAGGAGGCCAGAACCCACCATGACACCACCTCAGTCCTTTAACCGATTGCTGTTCTTGCCTCCAGCACTATGTGATATGACAGGGACCAGCCTCATGTATGTGG CTCTGAACATGACCAGCGCGTCTAGCTTTCAGATGTTGCGTGGAGCTGTGGTCATCTTTACTGGTCTGCTCTCAGTAGCTTTCCTGGGGAGGAAGCTAGTGCTGAGCCAATGGCTGGGCATCCTGATCACCATTGTAGGGCTGGTGGTGGTTGGCCTGGCAGATTTGCTGAGCAATCATGATGAAAGCCACAAACTGAGTGAGATCATCACAG GTGACCTTCTCATCATTATGGCCCAAGTTATTGTGGCCATTCAGATGGTGCTGGAGGAGAAGTTTATCTACAAGCACAATGTTCACCCTCTGCAGGCGGTTGGCACTGAAG GTTTCTTTGGGTTCGTCATACTCTCCATCATCCTGGTGCCCATGTACTTCATACCTGGGGGCAGTTTCAGCGGTAACCCACGGCAGGTACTGGAAGATTCTATAGATGCCTTCTGCCAGATTGGTCATCTGCCACTTATTGCTGTAGCCCTGCTGGGCAATATCAGCAGCATTGCCTTCTTCAACTTTGCTGGCATCAGTGTCACGAAAGAGATCAGCGCCACCACCCGCATGGTACTCGATAGCTTGCGCACCATTGTCATCTGGGTTGTCAGCCTGGCCATTGGCTGGGAGGTCTTTCATGGACTGCAGATCCTGGGTTTCCTCATCCTTCTCGTTGGAGCTGCCCTTTATAATGAACTGCACCAGCCCCTCCTTGCTCGCCTGCCCTGGGGGAGGCCACCAGCAGGGGTTGCAGTGAGAGATGCTGATAGAGAAGGTCTGATGGCCACAGACGAGCTTTCCATTAACGGAGATAGTTGA
- the CLU gene encoding clusterin isoform X2: protein MIPTLLLSLLGILVSLQGGHCLVPPNELQKMSEKGSRYIDGELENAINGVRQMKLLMEQTSNDHQEILNNLEDTKKKKEEAILIAKDMEKQLNEQEVCNDTMLALWEECKPCLKQTCMKFYTRTCHSGAGLVGRQLEEFLNRSSPFSIWVNGERIDSLMDVDEEQGRRLDDLEERYGLVEDGVDDLFQESSQAYEKLSPFFQWPFGGFQDSFHSIRIPFTRSRIARNTRPFSQFFSSPHQGFYQIFQPFYQMSQHFFEDAEKGMEWDHPGLGGIPEFSFDQIPTAAPGRNDNRMVCREIRHNSAGCLKMKEKCDKCQAILAVDCSQTDPGQRQMKERFDDALRLAERFTRRYDEILKAFQEEMLNTTAILDQLNRQFGWVSQLANRTRNDKLLKVIMVKPSSPEDTSQTPDTQVTVKVFDSEPFSLTVPRSVPLDDDKFMDVVARDALREFKDNKVE from the exons AAATGTCTGAAAAAGGAAGCCGGTACATTGATGGAGAGTTGGAAAACGCTATCAATGGAGTCCGGCAGATGAAGTTGTTGATGGAGCAGACGAGCAATGACCACCAGGAGATCTTGAATAACTTGGAagacacaaagaagaagaaggag GAAGCTATCCTCATTGCGAAAGATATGGAGAAGCAACTGAATGAACAGGAAGTCTGCAATGACACTATGCTGGCTCTCTGGGAAGAATGCAAGCCATGCCTGAAGCAGACCTGCATGAAGTTCTATACTCGGACATGCCATAGTGGTGCTGGCCTGGTTGGCAGGCAG CTGGAAGAGTTCCTGAACCGCTCTTCTCCCTTCTCCATTTGGGTGAATGGGGAGCGCATCGACTCCTTGATGGATGTAGATGAAGAACAGGGCCGGAGGTTGGATGATCTCGAGGAGCGCTACGGTCTAGTGGAAGATGGCGTGGACGACCTCTTCCAAGAGAGCAGTCAGGCGTATGAGAAACTCTCCCCCTTCTTCCAGTGGCCATTCGGTGGCTTCCAGGATAGCTTCCACAGTATCCGCATCCCATTCACCCGTTCCCGGATTGCCAGGAATACGCGCCCTTTCTCTCAGTTCTTCAGCAGCCCCCATCAAGGTTTCTACCAGATTTTCCAACCCTTCTATCAGATGAGCCAGCATTTCTTTGAGGATGCTGAGAAAGGCATGGAGTGGGACCACCCGGGTCTAGGAGGAATCCCTGAGTTTTCTTTTGATCAAATCCCAACAG CAGCTCCAGGTCGCAATGACAACCGGATGGTGTGCCGTGAGATTCGTCAcaattctgctggctgcctgaaaatgaaggaaaaatgCGACAAATGTCAGGCAATCCTGGCTGTAG ATTGCTCCCAGACAGATCCAGGTCAGAGACAAATGAAGGAACGCTTTGATGATGCCCTGCGATTGGCTGAACGATTTACCCGGAGATACGATGAAATCCTCAAGGCTTTCCAGGAAGAAATGCTCAACACCACAGCCATCCTGGATCAGCTCAACCGGCAGTTTGGCTGGGTATCTCAGCTAGCCAACCGTACCCGGAATGACAAGCTTCTGAAGGTTATCATG GTGAAACCTTCCAGTCCAGAAGACACATCCCAAACTCCTGACACTCAAGTGACTGTCAAGGTCTTTGATTCTGAGCCCTTCTCCTTGACTGTGCCAAGAAGTGTTCCTCTGGATGATGACAAATTCATGGATGTAGTGGCCAGGGATGCCCTGCGTGAATTCAAGGACAATAAAGT AGAATAA
- the CLU gene encoding clusterin isoform X1 yields the protein MIPTLLLSLLGILVSLQGGHCLVPPNELQKMSEKGSRYIDGELENAINGVRQMKLLMEQTSNDHQEILNNLEDTKKKKEEAILIAKDMEKQLNEQEVCNDTMLALWEECKPCLKQTCMKFYTRTCHSGAGLVGRQLEEFLNRSSPFSIWVNGERIDSLMDVDEEQGRRLDDLEERYGLVEDGVDDLFQESSQAYEKLSPFFQWPFGGFQDSFHSIRIPFTRSRIARNTRPFSQFFSSPHQGFYQIFQPFYQMSQHFFEDAEKGMEWDHPGLGGIPEFSFDQIPTAPGRNDNRMVCREIRHNSAGCLKMKEKCDKCQAILAVDCSQTDPGQRQMKERFDDALRLAERFTRRYDEILKAFQEEMLNTTAILDQLNRQFGWVSQLANRTRNDKLLKVIMVKPSSPEDTSQTPDTQVTVKVFDSEPFSLTVPRSVPLDDDKFMDVVARDALREFKDNKVE from the exons AAATGTCTGAAAAAGGAAGCCGGTACATTGATGGAGAGTTGGAAAACGCTATCAATGGAGTCCGGCAGATGAAGTTGTTGATGGAGCAGACGAGCAATGACCACCAGGAGATCTTGAATAACTTGGAagacacaaagaagaagaaggag GAAGCTATCCTCATTGCGAAAGATATGGAGAAGCAACTGAATGAACAGGAAGTCTGCAATGACACTATGCTGGCTCTCTGGGAAGAATGCAAGCCATGCCTGAAGCAGACCTGCATGAAGTTCTATACTCGGACATGCCATAGTGGTGCTGGCCTGGTTGGCAGGCAG CTGGAAGAGTTCCTGAACCGCTCTTCTCCCTTCTCCATTTGGGTGAATGGGGAGCGCATCGACTCCTTGATGGATGTAGATGAAGAACAGGGCCGGAGGTTGGATGATCTCGAGGAGCGCTACGGTCTAGTGGAAGATGGCGTGGACGACCTCTTCCAAGAGAGCAGTCAGGCGTATGAGAAACTCTCCCCCTTCTTCCAGTGGCCATTCGGTGGCTTCCAGGATAGCTTCCACAGTATCCGCATCCCATTCACCCGTTCCCGGATTGCCAGGAATACGCGCCCTTTCTCTCAGTTCTTCAGCAGCCCCCATCAAGGTTTCTACCAGATTTTCCAACCCTTCTATCAGATGAGCCAGCATTTCTTTGAGGATGCTGAGAAAGGCATGGAGTGGGACCACCCGGGTCTAGGAGGAATCCCTGAGTTTTCTTTTGATCAAATCCCAACAG CTCCAGGTCGCAATGACAACCGGATGGTGTGCCGTGAGATTCGTCAcaattctgctggctgcctgaaaatgaaggaaaaatgCGACAAATGTCAGGCAATCCTGGCTGTAG ATTGCTCCCAGACAGATCCAGGTCAGAGACAAATGAAGGAACGCTTTGATGATGCCCTGCGATTGGCTGAACGATTTACCCGGAGATACGATGAAATCCTCAAGGCTTTCCAGGAAGAAATGCTCAACACCACAGCCATCCTGGATCAGCTCAACCGGCAGTTTGGCTGGGTATCTCAGCTAGCCAACCGTACCCGGAATGACAAGCTTCTGAAGGTTATCATG GTGAAACCTTCCAGTCCAGAAGACACATCCCAAACTCCTGACACTCAAGTGACTGTCAAGGTCTTTGATTCTGAGCCCTTCTCCTTGACTGTGCCAAGAAGTGTTCCTCTGGATGATGACAAATTCATGGATGTAGTGGCCAGGGATGCCCTGCGTGAATTCAAGGACAATAAAGT AGAATAA